From the genome of Sander lucioperca isolate FBNREF2018 chromosome 1, SLUC_FBN_1.2, whole genome shotgun sequence, one region includes:
- the LOC116053644 gene encoding gap junction delta-4 protein: MAGSSASEVIFISVSHNITLMGKMWFIVMIFLRVLILLFAGYPLYQDEQERFVCNTIQPGCANVCYDLFSPISLFRFWLVQLIILCLPYIIFIIYVVHKISNDLTADSSGHTKALPLFKIHQEPFSKASVTKMPLVTERGWTRCFTGAYILHLMFRTLLEAGFGAAHYYLFGFYIPRRFLCQQPPCTTQVDCYISRPTEKTVMLNFMLGVAALSLFLNVLDFICAIKRSVRQKSKKKVMLEKIYEEEQCFLSGRGASRGIDPNASMAQPDLEAEACHTGSFRKRQGSKGSGGGGVLALGQEPSCLERSSLPRSPEPPGCNTNGNNGYSFSQEEAPERNGSEVALCPPEPMGTPRSIRVSKRSRLKPPPPPRRDLGSSPTEPAGPFRDVSTATTICTRRVGQYTLVELGSGAELQTNDDGQEKRSEWV, from the exons ATGGCGGGATCAAGTGCCTCTGAGGTCATCTTCATCTCTGTCAGTCACAACATCACTTTGATGG GAAAGATGTGGTTCATTGTGATGATTTTCCTCCGGGTCCTGATCCTCCTCTTTGCTGGTTATCCCCTCTATCAGGACGAGCAGGAGCGATTTGTGTGTAACACCATTCAGCCAGGCTGCGCCAATGTGTGCTATGATCTATTTTCTCCCATCTCTCTCTTCCGCTTCTGGCTGGTCCAGCTCATTATCTTGTGTCTCCCCTACATCATCTTTATCATTTATGTGGTCCATAAGATCTCGAATGACCTCACTGCGGACTCCTCGGGTCACACCAAAGCCTTGCCGTTGTTTAAGATCCACCAGGAGCCGTTCAGCAAGGCATCTGTAACCAAGATGCCTCTGGTGACTGAACGGGGATGGACCCGGTGCTTCACAGGAGCCTACATCCTCCATCTGATGTTCAGAACGCTGTTGGAGGCAGGGTTTGGGGCAGCTCACTATTATCTGTTTGGTTTCTACATCCCCAGGAGGTTCCTGTGCCAGCAACCTCCGTGCACTACCCAGGTGGACTGCTACATCTCCAGGCCCACTGAGAAGACCGTGATGCTCAACTTCATGCTCGGTGTGGCTGCTCTTTCCCTTTTCCTAAACGTGTTGGATTTCATCTGCGCCATCAAGCGATCGGTTAGGCAGAAGAGCAAGAAGAAGGTGATGTTGGAAAAGATTTATGAGGAAGAGCAGTGTTTCCTTTCAGGCAGAGGAGCCTCCAGAGGAATAGACCCAAATGCCTCCATGGCTCAGCCGGATCTAGAGGCAGAGGCTTGTCACACAGGGAGTTTCCGCAAGAGGCAAGGCAGCAAGGGCTCTGGTGGAGGGGGTGTGCTGGCTTTAGGTCAGGAACCATCCTGCCTGGAGCGCTCCTCTCTTCCACGCTCTCCAGAACCTCCAGGCTGCAACACTAACGGGAACAATGGCTACTCTTTTTCCCAAGAGGAGGCTCCGGAAAGGAATGGCAGTGAGGTGGCTCTCTGCCCCCCAGAGCCAATGGGTACACCCAGATCCATTCGTGTGAGCAAACGCAGTCGACTCAAACCGCCACCTCCACCTAGACGGGACCTTGGATCTTCCCCCACGGAGCCAGCAGGGCCCTTCAGGGACGTTTCCACAGCAACAACAATCTGTACCAGAAGGGTGGGTCAGTATACGCTGGTTGAGCTGGGCAGCGGGGCAGAGTTACAGACCAATGATGATGGGCAAGAGAAAAGATCAGAGTGGGTGTGA